The Montipora capricornis isolate CH-2021 chromosome 3, ASM3666992v2, whole genome shotgun sequence genome includes the window ctgggagtcgaacccgggccacattggtgggaggcgagtgctctcaccactgcgctacccctgcgccacccctgcaccctattgttattgcgcatacgttttgcacatctcgagatactcgggtttcctatcggtggttcttaccaatacagtgatatttttgcgcggtttaaaactatcgggagaaagtagatcttagtaagtacccttggtatccaaaaagaaaattgggggtaaccatgcatttttgagagataatttaagcacttaaaatgttctgttttctgTTGCTTTATGTCAACAGCAAGGCCATTATTCCTCTAGACAAAGCAAGCGAGTTGACGGGCTCTGTAGTGAGGAGTTACGTCACAGTGGAAAGACCAACTGGTGGCAAGCAAATCCGGAAAGCTACTCAGCAGACAACAGGTAAAGCACTTTTAACCCAAGTGGTGTCTGGTGTATTATCATTACAAGCGCAATGGACGGAGGTGATTATGTGAAAGAAAAACGGAAGATGCCTTTTTGTTTCAATCTGCGCGCATCTCCCCTTGCCCCCTTGACAATAAAGTACATGAATCCAAAGTTGTGTGTTCTGGTATGTGTTGGTTTCTGGACATCACTGTCTTTGTCAGTAACCATGACTAAAGGGGCGTTTTCTTGCATCTCAGGAACATACAGCTACCCACCGCCCAGTACTGCTCAAGATCCCACCGGTGCCAACAGTGGAGCCGTGTTATCTCATTACGCTCCTTTACCTCCCATACACATGCCAAAGCTACGTCAGGAGTCACGCTTGGGCAAGTCACGCAACAGCGACTCTGTGACACATTCAGGAGCTGGGTCACCTGTGGCTGGAAGACTCGAAGATATTAAAGCAAATTCCCCAGAAAATGTAAATGAGGACTTATCTCGCCTGAAATTTTACCTGTTAGGTAGAAAACGTTTGGTGTAATATTGTAAAAAGTGTAAAAAGTTGTACatacgaaaaaaaaataaaagagtttCTTTCCTGAAGAGGGTGTACACGTTTGATTTCCATAGAGGATATTCCCGTATACGGTATCTTACGGCAAAATAACCATCGTACAACTTTCTACGAGGATTATTTTACTTAACGTTCAAACGGGCGGAATGCCGAAATGCCATTGTTTGTTTGTAATTATATTTTTGCACTCTACGACACGCTGTTTATGGCATCACATTCCGCAACTAATAATGTGCATGGAGAAATTTCtggattctgattggcttagagaaATGCAGTTTCCGGTAACACTACTTATCGTACAGTGTATACGTAACGATCCACAAATACACAACATTTCACCAACTGAGAAACTCGAGTATGGCAGTGAACGTATAAACAAAGGCATTACAGGTAAATTAGGCTAATTTTAAACAGTGTCTTATATGTAACTCATAACCATGCGGGACCGATGCGGTtcgctcagttggttgagcaccagatTACTGTGCGAgggaggtcgcgggatcaaaactCTGGTCGGACCAACACTCTTGAGGGTCATTGCATAACTGATGGCtaggtgctgcctttgtaatggattaggacgataaaccgtagccccgtctcacaacccatCAATGTTCGTatcccagtgggacgtaaaagaacgcacacactattcgcaattaaagagtagggcatggagttccttgtgttgtggtctgttctCTGTGGTTGGGAGGGTAACCGCTCGGACGTTGACCTGTGAAAGGGACTCAGTGTCCTATTTTTGACTCTCCATGAGCGTTGTCGCTCAATGTACAAATGGGACCTTATTCAGGAAGAGTGGTCAAGTTGGAAAGtatatatctttaaataaaaTGCTGATCGATGAAATCACATGAATAATGAACGAAAGTAGTCAAACAAAAAGCCTCCAAGTGTTGAAAAAGATAAACTAAAAACTGGTTAAGGCCGGATCTCAGTGAAGGATAGTGCATTTCTTCCTGCGTATGGGAAGACTCTTAGAGGTccgggcccggttgttcaaaagccgattaacgctaatcccagattaaaaatttaccaaggactttatttctttactcccaaatgctgtccaacgctgatattcgacaaaactttacattagaagaagtcaatcttgaaatacaaaaataagttaaaggaactttcaccaaaaagttgaaaacatgaaacaaaggtttacgctaatcctggattaagttaatcagctttcgaacaaccgggccctggattGATACTTGTGATACAGCTTACAAACAGGGGAAGACAGTGTGAAGAGAGAAGTACATCGAAGAACCTCAATCCTCGCCAAATTAAAATGGGACATCATGCACAGCACTAATATTCTGACTTTTAGGTGTGATCcttcctccccaatgttgaATTCACTGATTTAGAGGAGCCATCTCGCAAAACCAACATTGGGAGAGCAGACGACATCACTTGTGTACCAACTAATGTGACGAGGATTGCTGCTCGCTGGCGAGCCTAAAGAGGTTTGTTTTTTGGCATGCGCATTAAGGGAGGGTTGTTCAAAAATGTAGCCCCCATTTTAGAGAGCGTGTTTGGTGGTCTTGTTGATGCATTTTAGTCGTCGCTTAGTTCAAACTATTTATCGGTTTCTTGCAAATTTGTCCATAAGCCAATACAaaaaaataagctgtaaatgaaacgaaacaaacGAGTTCTCGTGATTCAATTTATTCAGCCCCTGCTTTCAATCACATTACACTAAGAATCTCAAGATTGCATCGTAGAATTGCATTGCCTTCTTAAGCTTGAATGGTATCATCAATGAATTTCCTCAGATAACGCACTTTGGAGTACACCCCGTAAGAATTGGGTGCAGCGCATCCATTTCCAAAGCTTGTTGCACCCTCAAGGAAGTGCTTACCGCTGTACTGGCACACCAAAGGACCGCCACTGTCACCCTGGCAGGTGTCCATACCACCCTCCTTAAAACCAGCGCACAACATAGAGGAATGCATACTGCCGTAGGCCTTCTGACACTCCGACGGTGACACAAGAGGGACCGTGACTTCTTGCAGTTTATCAGGTTGACTCCCTCCGAAGCGAAGTGTTCCCCAACCGCTTATCAGGCACTGATTGGTCAGATCATCAAGCGGCAGATGATACTTGTCATCTCCAAGACACACTAGGCCCACCCCAGGCccaagagggtctcaatggggttaaccgtcaaccgtcaaatggcccaaaacttaaccgtcaaccgtcaaaaacggaatatttttaccgtcaaccgtcaaatgagcgagccaaaattagccgtcaaatttctcagatatccttaaacgatcgagaccgattgacttaaatggggtcaagtcatgctgttaataattgatcgttttaatatatcacagaaatacatatttttacttgttagtctcaagtaaaaccggctagcgacagaactgacttccgtcggttaacactttcggtgtcgtcaaacgtcagtcttcacgggtcacttcacatgacctcgctatcgctgttcgtttgctcttacaaagaacgatgtcgagtattgtgaaggcggtcattagcatatatcgAAGAGGGGAAAAAGTGGAAAGCCAGTTATTTTACACATCCTGCGTCCTACTACCCTGTTCCTCACACTAGTATGCCACTCAGTGTCGCTAAATTTATGACCTCATTGCCAGCAGAAAGTATTCCAAAAGAGGCGgaaatcaccatgaaagaatgggcagaacattacagaccagtgaggcagagaaccgttcgaagcgagacaacgaaagacaaagcaggcgctcttccaccagctgtgtacgagaagccaaaaactggaacGTGAagcgagctttcttttccagatagctGCGCGACGAGTTTAACGGCTTCAGTTTATAACGAATCAGTACCCCTGTCTACGTCATCTGCCTGTTCGGTTGTCACTTTTGtcagtgacgaaaaaattccccgagtcctcatcggcaccgagcctgaacctctccagatggatgaatttgaaagtgactaggacagtgactttgatgaaacagaatcagaggagattgtagaacacagaaatgccataacaagatcgggtagacagataaaagcatcggtgagatttgatctctgatgaaaaagcctttaattaagatcctaatacgactactcatacaagtcaccaattggtggagcaggcgcttaatacgtccagcggtgagggaggtgatgtaattacgctaataatacacatagttgccatagttgaagaccaataaccttatttttagtgaacaaattataggattaaatccagtattcaaatatgagaaaaaacatatcgttttattaaaacttacagtcaaaattgtgctttaaattcgtgtgataaacgtcattccgaaaaattaaccgtcaaccgtcaaatgacttaaaatttaaccgtcaaccgtcaaaacgacttatttttaaccgtcaaccgtcaaagagaccccccccattgagaccctcaagGATGGCAGGACGGTCAAGCTTGATCAGTGCCATGTCATTCTCCATAGTACGGCTGCTGTACTTCTCGTGTTTTACAATTTGTATGACGTTAAACTCTTGGGTTGTATCCTCCTTCACTTCTCTGCGATGAGCGCCCAGCCTGAGGATCAAATAACTTTGTAAgacaattaaagaaaaaaaactattactCACAGGCTGGATACCtaaaattattcatttttaTTAAATGGCAAGAGCCCGTTGCCTCTATAACGAGCGCTGTGAATGGCTAAGTGCTAGGGTGTTATTCTACGGTAATGCTCGATTAAAttggtgatcttcattttacGTAGGTTGAATGTGCACTCTACCTAGTTGAAGCAGTTATCAACCCCcgaaaaaggactgaaaacactttttctttcccttcatctCTGTCTTACCCATCCCAACACATgttcttaatgtttcgtatcatcttgtCGGTTTTTgcattcatacacttatccattaAGTCTCAACAtaacaagggaacaaagaactgtactctGTACTTACCGTTACTCGACCTTGGAACCTCCCTATTTATAGTCCCGTGTCTTCACTACAACACTAAAACTATGAACATGCTCAAcgcaacacagttcttttcattgtttacttttGTACAATAGGTCAAGTGATATCcatatataataaccaaaacttaTCCTAACCTGACCCAAATTTTCCTCTAGGCTTCATTTAGGCaccaaaaaaagtttcttcaattcagctgagagcgtattcaacctaggtaaaattgGTTTTACCTATGAGAACGGATTTTTCCAACAACATCTACTATGTGAATCACCGCAAAAAGTGAAATCTTAATCCCACAGGACGAAGCATTATGCAAAGGTTGGTATACAGTTTTAACTCATTTCTGTCCCACTTGGTAATAAATAAACTAAACACGAATTTTTGAGTTGTTCATATGGTTGAAATGAATATCAACTACTTTGATTAGCTTTGATGCAATTCATGGCGCTCAACAGTTTGACCTCTTCAGCGGCTTCTGTGTGGTTTGATAGTCGATTTAGTCGATTTACCTGTCCTAAGATTTTGTCTTCATCAGTATGTCATACACATTTGCAATTTGCGCATATTCTTTATGAAAATCGGGAAAATCCTTGTCTGGATGGTACTTATTCCGTAAAATGACTAGTTACGACACAAACAACTTGAAGGAAACCTGGCGTTATTGCAGTacggtttatttatttttgttttattaattgGAGAAGAGGCTTAGGACCGACCTATCATTCTGACAGATGATCAGTCATAAAGCacgccgcacacggtgaggaaagagctgagcaaactggcTCGCGAGGTGGTTTGTTCAGTCGTTTCCTCACTTGTGaggggaaattgtggtgagaaattcgcctcgcgaggccgtgaggataaaatcaaacatgtttgatatttttgccctcgcgaggcaaattcctcgcCTGtttgcggccatcgtgagagtCGACCTGAGCTTGGTTTCATTCGTTTAATCAAggatccaataaaaatacatggcattctcacgtgacttcagtggcGTCGGAATTTATTCCTCTTACGCCATCTTAAACCACTGAAGTCACTTGAGTATGCCAtgcatttttattggatgcttgattgatAACTCAGTACggccgcacacagtgaggaatttCCCTCGCAAGgcaaaacaacatcaaacatgtttgattttatcctcacggcctcgcgaggcgaatttctcaccacaatttacaatttccccgcacacctgaggaaacggctgagcaaaccgcctcacGAGGCAGTTTGCTGAGCTCTTTCCTCGCCGTGTGCAGCGGGCTTAAAGGGAAGTGTGTGGAAGCTTGTACACCAACCAGATTTTGAAGCTTCCGGTCGTCTCGCCCACGATGCAATGAGCTGCCGTCAGTACCCATCGAGGGTGGATCAACGAACCGCCGCAGAATTGCGCATAGTCGGTTCGCAACATAGCCTGCCACGGAATACTGTTCTTCACTGTTTCTTTTCCACCAACTATCCGTGCGCCGGAAGTCGGACGAACACCACATGACGACGGAGGACTGGGCTGAGGCGGGGACGGGGGCGTTGCtggaaacaatacaatacaaagcaCAATGTTTAGAGTTAATTTCATGATGCTTTACAACATTGCGTTTCCTGATTTTACGTATTTGTCTACTTTGTTTCCCACCAAACGAACACCGCAAAAACATTAAGGATTTAGAAAACACAATTTGGAAATAATGCCTTGGTTTTACAGTTTCTAgtaagcagtacaaacacgttTCGTCAGTTTAGCAAACTGGTTTACTACCCGTAAATTCGGAAACGATCCATTTTTCTCTTATTTCTTTTTGCCTAACTAAATCTACTTTGAATGAATTGTTTTTAAGCAATCCAGTTTTCCCTTGTGGGACTTTAAAATGACTAGTTTCCAGCGAACAAAACATGCAAGGTTCGGCGACAAATGGAGATATGCGACAAAAAACTTGTAAGCCAAACTCGCCAAAGTTCTTACTTTCACTTGTGGAatattcatgttttcaattttagcGTTCATTTCCCACACTTACGTGAGCCTGATCCATCCTCAAAAAAGTCTTCTTCCAGGACAGGAActcctttaaagaaaataaacagcAAAGTACATGGGGGCAACCAACGACCGAATGTCTTAAAATTTGtctaaattatttaaaatggtttccacaatgcTTTGGCCCCGTACACACGTATCCCGATATTTTTTAATCGGCAACTTTTagtcggtttcctttgcggatTCCTAACGTTTTGATCCGCCCTCCAGGGTGGAAAGTTTTAAATGCGCAAAGAATTTGGAATCGTGTGGACAGTCGAAGCCGAATATTTTTCAAATCTTTGCCGCGTATATATTCAACACGGCCGCTGAACGAAATGCTATCACTTGTCTTGTCGCAAACTCGCACTCCTgataggaaaggaaagaaatggaaCGTTTATTTATGTGTGTAGTCTTccagcgctgaagcactaaatTGGGAACacttaaactgaaatcaacaaataaacgcaaatcaaatcaaatcaaatgttgggttttgaggagaggggaaaaccggagtacccggagaaaacctcttggagcagagaagagaacgaacaaactcaacccaaatatgacgccgagtctgggaatcgaactcaggccacattggtgggaggcgagtgcacTCAGCACTGCACCAGCTCTGCACCCTGCAGCCCTTTTAATGGCTTAAACGTTGTTGACAATAGTCACAAAGGAGTCctgtggcccgtttctcgaaagcgCCGAACTTTACGGGACATTTTCGGGTgtgacaatttcctttgtatctcaagaacggagaggatttaagacgtcaaaacttcacagtcatttgctttttgttaccttgaaaacgtgttacaagatcagctttccaaaacaagcggataGCGGTTTCACaactggcttttcgggacttattggataataataataataataataataatatataataatgaataataataataataataattaataataataataataataatataatttataTAGCATTTTACAAGTTTCAATGCTttacagaattaaaaataataataatgatactcatttatgtttaaaaaaaatccggATAGGTGTGCACCGGCAAATTCGATTTCAATACTTTCCGTGTGGACGTGAATCTTTTTAATCCGCAGAGAAAATtttgcagcttcaaaatggaaACGTGTGGACTGGGCCTCAGTGAATTTGTAGCTGCCCTTATTAAGTATTTATCTGTTTGGATGTTCTAGGGGAACATCAAGTCTGAAGAAATTTCTAGGTGGCTTTTTTGCCTCGTCCGAAAGTTCTAGCAATCATCGTGACAGGTCTGATCAAGAACTTCAACTGAATTACGTAGTCGTtcttttttccagaaaattttaGGGGACGTTTGCTTTAAATATGATTTTCAAACAGACTTTCAAATTGGCGAAAATGATAAAAGATAGCAAAAAATAAAgttcttcaatgtggtttcgaaatttctacGCACTATTCAGAACTTTTCACTATTTTCCCGAAATTTCTAGGAAATGTGTTCAGAAAATGACCAAAAATGTCCAAAATGGTAGTGCGCCTCGAAAGTCTGAATTTGaatattcgaaaattctagccaaCCTTTATGGGCTTTTAGATGGGATTGTTTCTGTAACTTTTATCCGTTAACAGAGTCTAGAATGCGTTGCTCGTCAAACGTTTTATTTGAAGGTCTAAAAATTCTTAACTGATTGAATACTTTCAGAAAACTCTAATAACCGCGAAAGGAGACAGGAGTTAACTTTAGTTAGAAGTTTTGAAATCTGGAAAATATGAGAAGCTGCGCTTGACACAATACAGCACAAAGAACGGAAGACTTAGGCGTTACTGAGGCTTCATGTGATGACTGACCTTGAATCCTGACAAACGAAGTCGCTAGGATTAACACAACGAGGATCTTCATTTTAACAAGAGTTCTTTTCGTTTCTTCCCAAAGTTCGTTTATAGCTGTTTTCTTGATCACACATACTTTTAAAGCTCATGATCGATAAAACACATGTTTTCACAGATGCTCCAATGTATGATCTTCTAAGTAGGccattttaaagtaattaaggACTCATTCTATGCTTTGTTTGGTGTTAAAACTGTCATCAATGGTAAGAAAAGcattattgtttgtttttacttgACAAGTTGTTAAGAGAAGTTGtgtattgtttgtttttttccccaCGAAGTTTAGCTTTGAGTTTGTCAAGATAATGGGAATTATCGAAATGCAAATAGCATTGTAAACAACAATTAAAAATCGCATTGTACTATTAACCTTAGGCGAAAATCGAAGGAAAATAATGTGAATGAGGAGGCAGGGCTCTTGCCTCGAAACCCGgcgatcccgggttcaagacccactctgaccGCTCGTCGactttatttcttcttttagtccctggttcaaccggtttgcctccggccagttgggattcttaacagttattGTTGATTTCGTTTCGTTGGCCCTATGTAATGATTTGTCCCCTGAATTTTCGTTCACGGAAACGACGGGACGACCCATCCTAAAAGAAACAATTGGCGTTGGATAAAACAAAAAGTATTTAAAAACCTCCATTCCATTCTAGTTTCAGTCCACCAACAGCGAGAAtacgcaaaaaaatatttttgatggAATGGTAGTCTATTTGCCTTGTTGTGcttaattttcattgttaattCAACACAGTTTCTTCCTGTTTTTCGTAAGTTTGCACAATATTCTTTAAACCACTAAATGGTATCATTAACTCTCAACAGTTCAGTAAACAAATATCACAGTTTGTTTGCCGTTGTTTTTGACCTAGACAAACCACTCTTTCTTCTTTGACAAAcgagttttaatt containing:
- the LOC138042406 gene encoding trypsin-3-like; protein product: MKILVVLILATSFVRIQGVPVLEEDFFEDGSGSPTPPSPPQPSPPSSCGVRPTSGARIVGGKETVKNSIPWQAMLRTDYAQFCGGSLIHPRWVLTAAHCIVGETTGSFKIWLGAHRREVKEDTTQEFNVIQIVKHEKYSSRTMENDMALIKLDRPAILGPGVGLVCLGDDKYHLPLDDLTNQCLISGWGTLRFGGSQPDKLQEVTVPLVSPSECQKAYGSMHSSMLCAGFKEGGMDTCQGDSGGPLVCQYSGKHFLEGATSFGNGCAAPNSYGVYSKVRYLRKFIDDTIQA